A segment of the Methanobacterium sp. Maddingley MBC34 genome:
TTTCGACAACTAGAATAATAATTGGTTAAAATCTTATTTTTACCTATTAAATGTAAAATATTTGTTTTATTATCTAAAGAGAATATAAAATAATAAAAAAACAGTTAATAATAATTTTATTCCATTCAAATCTATTAATATTTAAATATTCTTTTAAAATCCCAGTTAAATTGATAAATTTTCTTAATTATCTTTAATGCACTTGATAAATTCAATGCATTAGTATAGCGATGAAATTAGATGTTGTCCCTTAACACTCCTTCACTCAGAAAAATTTATATGAATGTTCAGTTATAATCTAACTTATACTATGATTTTTAAACATTGTACAACATGATCACGGCATTATGAATTTTATTTCAAATTTATGTCCAATCGGAACATGATTTCCGGTAACTTTATATTCTATGTTTGTTAAATATAAATGCTTATCAACAAAATAATTAAAAAGGCATGAACATGATGAAAATAGGTATTTTAGACTTGCAGGGAGACGTTTCCGAGCACCAGGTAATGACCGAAAAAGCCGTAACAAAAATGAACCTGAAAGCAGATGTTTTGAAGGTTAAAACAGCCTCAGAAGTAGCAGAGTGTAATGGAATTGTTATTTCTGGAGGGGAAAGCACTGTAATCGGGAGACTTATAAAAGAAAACAATATTGACACGGTCATTAAAGAAAACCAGATACCCGTACTGGGTACCTGTGCAGGTATGGTGCTGTTAGGTCAACAAACCGACTATGAACAACCCTTACTGGGTTTAATACCTATGAAAGTTAAAAGAAACGGTTTTGGACGACAAAAACTGTCATTTGAAGCCGAATTAAATCTTAAAACCATTGAAGATCCGTACCCTGGAGTTTTCATCAGAGCACCCTATGCCCTAGATGTGAAAGATGAGGCAGTTGTACTGGGGCAGATTCATGACAAAATCATTGCCGTGGCTTATAAAAATCACCTGGCCACTGCATTTCATCCCGAACTTACTGGTGATACTCGAATTCACGAACATTTCATAAAGGAGGTATTAAATTGTGTGGAATAGCAGGAGTGGTATTTAAAGATAAAAAACTTCACCCAGTGGGTAAATTCATGACCCGCATGCTTGATGCTCTCCAGCACAGAGGTCCCGATTCAGCAGGATTCGCACTGTACGGTGGTCTCGGACTGCGAGAACATGAATATCTGTTAAACATTGAAGTCAAAGAGAAACCTGGACTCTTAGAAAATGTTAAAAGCACCGTCAACACCGCTTTCCAAATTGAAAGCGAAGAAATCATCCCATCAGTTGAAAATTACATCATATACCGATGTAAAGTTAATTTAGAATCATTTTCACAGTTAAAACCACTGATAATGGATGTAGACAAAATTGAAGATGTGATTGTCCTAAATGGAGCCCATTCCTTTGAGATGATTAAAGATGTAGGGCTGGTCAAGGATATAGCTGCCCGTTACAACACCGAGGATAAAATGGGTACCCATGCCATTGGCCACACCCGTTTCTCCACTGAAAGTATTGTGGACCGCTACCACGCACACCCTTTCCAGAGTTACATTATTCCCGACATCACTGTAGTTCACAACGGTCAGATAACTAACTACTGGAAGATAAGGGACCCATTAGAGCGTAAAGGACATATTTTCGAGACAGACAACGACACAGAGTGTATTGTGCACTACATCGCCGACAAATTATCTCAGAATTACAGTCTGGAGGAAGCCCTGGAACAGTCCGTGAAGGACATGGATGGTCCATTTTCTTATATTGTGGGTACACCCAACGGAGTGGGAATTGCCAAGGACCAGCTGGGCCTCAGACCAGGTGTTATGGCAGAAAACGACGAAGTCTTTGCCATTGCCTCTGAAGAAGTGG
Coding sequences within it:
- a CDS encoding pyridoxal 5''-phosphate synthase, glutaminase subunit Pdx2 (PFAM: SNO glutamine amidotransferase family~TIGRFAM: pyridoxal 5'-phosphate synthase, glutaminase subunit Pdx2); translation: MMKIGILDLQGDVSEHQVMTEKAVTKMNLKADVLKVKTASEVAECNGIVISGGESTVIGRLIKENNIDTVIKENQIPVLGTCAGMVLLGQQTDYEQPLLGLIPMKVKRNGFGRQKLSFEAELNLKTIEDPYPGVFIRAPYALDVKDEAVVLGQIHDKIIAVAYKNHLATAFHPELTGDTRIHEHFIKEVLNCVE
- a CDS encoding glutamate synthase family protein (PFAM: Glutamine amidotransferases class-II) — encoded protein: MCGIAGVVFKDKKLHPVGKFMTRMLDALQHRGPDSAGFALYGGLGLREHEYLLNIEVKEKPGLLENVKSTVNTAFQIESEEIIPSVENYIIYRCKVNLESFSQLKPLIMDVDKIEDVIVLNGAHSFEMIKDVGLVKDIAARYNTEDKMGTHAIGHTRFSTESIVDRYHAHPFQSYIIPDITVVHNGQITNYWKIRDPLERKGHIFETDNDTECIVHYIADKLSQNYSLEEALEQSVKDMDGPFSYIVGTPNGVGIAKDQLGLRPGVMAENDEVFAIASEEVALREVMDTSDIEQISPGETRAYTI